One Brevibacillus choshinensis genomic window carries:
- a CDS encoding alpha/beta fold hydrolase, protein MQRETIHPINGIEICAESFGNPNDPAILLIMGAMCSMVYWDTEFCQRLADTGRFVIRYDNRDVGRSTTYDPGTSNYTVADMASDAVGVLDAYQIEKAHLVGMSLGGMIAQVIAVHYPQRVQSLTLVASGIFGSDQNDRNLPPMDESILAYHANAGSLDWTDEKAVASYLAEGSALLCGPAHTFNKERAFAQVTAEIKRARNLLSMFNHALLVGDDEFEGKHADIKVPTLVIHGTHDPVLPFEHARALVREIPEAALLTLDGSGHEVHEDDWDTIIRAVAAHTK, encoded by the coding sequence ATGCAACGCGAAACCATCCATCCTATCAACGGAATTGAAATTTGTGCAGAGAGCTTCGGCAATCCCAATGATCCGGCCATCTTGCTGATCATGGGAGCCATGTGCTCGATGGTGTACTGGGATACAGAATTTTGCCAGCGTCTGGCGGATACGGGCCGTTTTGTCATTCGCTATGACAATCGCGATGTGGGACGCTCCACGACATACGATCCGGGAACATCCAATTACACGGTAGCGGATATGGCGAGTGACGCAGTGGGTGTACTCGATGCCTACCAGATCGAAAAGGCCCATTTGGTCGGGATGTCACTCGGAGGAATGATTGCCCAAGTGATCGCGGTTCATTATCCGCAACGTGTGCAGTCATTGACATTGGTTGCATCCGGCATTTTTGGCTCCGATCAGAACGACCGCAACCTGCCTCCCATGGATGAGAGCATTCTTGCGTACCATGCCAATGCTGGCAGCTTGGATTGGACGGACGAAAAAGCGGTTGCGAGCTATTTGGCGGAAGGATCGGCTTTGCTGTGCGGTCCCGCCCATACCTTCAACAAAGAGCGCGCTTTCGCCCAGGTCACTGCGGAGATCAAGAGAGCGAGAAACTTGCTCAGCATGTTCAATCACGCTCTGCTCGTGGGGGATGATGAATTTGAAGGCAAGCATGCGGATATAAAGGTGCCGACTTTGGTGATCCACGGTACACATGACCCGGTGCTTCCGTTCGAACATGCACGGGCTCTCGTGAGGGAAATCCCTGAAGCTGCCTTGCTGACCTTGGATGGGTCGGGACATGAGGTGCATGAGGACGATTGGGATACGATCATCCGAGCGGTAGCTGCCCACACGAAATAA